The following coding sequences are from one Xiphias gladius isolate SHS-SW01 ecotype Sanya breed wild chromosome 14, ASM1685928v1, whole genome shotgun sequence window:
- the LOC120798574 gene encoding chymotrypsin-like elastase family member 3B — protein sequence MELAFVLLLLVTTVSGCGVPSYQPNTGRVVNGDEARPYSWPWQVSLESFFPTCGGTLIAPDWVLTAAHCITFHTYRVVLAEHDMNKEEGPEQSIMVKKMFIHPKWNDNCVSCGNDIALLKLEKSAVINDKVQPACLPQRGSTLAHNQPCYVTGWGRLISGGPPATTLQQALLPVVDHSICSQNDWWGSSAKTTMVCAGGGGKSACHGDSGGPLNCKGRDGRWYVEGVTSFVDGRGCNTPRKPTVFTRLAAFIPWISETMAQN from the exons ATGGAACTGGCATTTGTCCTCCTCTTGCTTGTCACAACTG TGTCTGGGTGTGGTGTACCCAGTTACCAGCCAAACACCGGCCGTGTGGTGAATGGGGACGAAGCCCGTCCCTACAGCTGGCCATGGCAG GTTTCTTTGGAGTCTTTCTTCCCCACCTGTGGAGGAACACTTATTGCACCTGACTGGGTCCTGACTGCTGCACACTGCATCAC ATTCCACACATACAGGGTAGTTCTTGCTGAGCATGATATGAACAAGGAGGAGGGACCTGAACAGTCCATtatggtgaaaaaaatgttcatccaTCCCAAATGGAATGACAACTGTGTGTCTTGTGG GAATGATATTGCCCTGCTTAAGCTGGAGAAGAGTGCTGTTATCAATGATAAGGTTCAGCCGGCTTGCCTGCCGCAGCGTGGCTCTACCCTTGCCCACAACCAGCCCTGTTATGTCACAGGCTGGGGTCGTCTCATCT CTGGAGGTCCCCCGGCAACTACACTACAGCAGGCCCTCCTTCCTGTGGTGGATCATAGTATCTGCAGTCAAAATGACTGGTGGGGCAGCTCAGCGAAGACAACAATGGTCTGTGCAGGAGGAGGGGGCAAGTCAGCATGCCAT GGTGACTCTGGTGGCCCTCTGAACTGCAAGGGCAGAGACGGTAGATGGTATGTGGAAGGAGTGACTAGTTTTGTGGATGGACGTGGATGTAATACCCCTCGAAAGCCCACAGTCTTTACCCGCCTGGCCGCTTTCATCCCCTGGATCAGTGAG ACCATGGCCCAAAACTGA